Proteins from one Astatotilapia calliptera chromosome 8, fAstCal1.2, whole genome shotgun sequence genomic window:
- the LOC113027846 gene encoding uncharacterized protein LOC113027846, whose protein sequence is MREPDCMMKAYWWSCVLGLLCMPAEVILDIRKAFQNPSAITFMRVNSSAEIVCTTSLENPMGLYMHRRFHKEQDVVYLDLNGFSVTKNTTSNKFKGRIIISPAKEITQELRGFTFQLSLLELEDTNLYYCEWIYTDEKFNKLLMTSNGTVIIVREGGPEEQCTNSILDLTLICSVVIGFTVILSLIIGVLIMRCKRYKKKFRPAVPELPPRSQRPRQTCSCHHHNAYLVTSLSTDVNTDFRGLL, encoded by the exons ATGCGCGAGCCTGACTGCATGATGAAAGCCTACTGGTGGAGCTGTGTGCTGGGACTGCTCTGCATGCCTGCGGAGGTAATATTAGACATCAGGAAAG CTTTCCAAAATCCTTCAGCCATCACTTTCATGAGAGTCAATTCATCTGCTGAAATCGTGTGCACCACATCCTTGGAAAATCCAATGGGGCTGTACATGCATAGGCGTTTCCACAAGGAACAAGATGTTGTGTACCTGGACTTGAATGGATTTTCAGTCACCAAGAATACCACATCTAACAAATTCAAAGGCCGAATAATCATAAGTCCAGCCAAGGAGATCACACAGGAACTTCGTGGGTTCACTTTCCAGTTGTCTTTGCTGGAGCTCGAGGACACAAACTTGTATTACTGCGAGTGGATTTACACAGACGAGAAATTCAACAAGCTGCTCATGACCAGCAACGGCACAGTCATTATCGTCAGAG agggtGGCCCAGAGGAACAATGCACAAACTCCATACTGGATCTGACCTTGATTTGCTCTGTCGTCATAGGATTTACTGTCATACTGTCCCTCATCATTGGAGTGCTGATTATGAGGTGCAAACGA TATAAAAAGAAATTCAGACCTGCCGTGCCTGAATTACCACCAAGATCCCAGAGGCCTCGGCAGACCTGCTCTTGCCACCATCACAATGCTTACTTAGTTACATCTCTAAGCACGGATGTCAACACAGACTTCAGGGGTCTCCTGTAA